From Pseudomonas sp. CCI4.2, one genomic window encodes:
- a CDS encoding DUF58 domain-containing protein gives MDPLKPFWQRWLARRIPPASRVELNHRRIFIMPTRTGATFALVLVLMLLVAINYQNSLAYGLTFLLMSVAILTILHTFRNLSGLVLSAGSARSVFVGEPLLLRLRLESTKRSHQAIALGWDAKHLQALDVPSAGLAEIDIDLPALVRGWLRAPRLRVESVFPLSIFRAWSWLDLQQSVLIYPRPLAGTMPLLKGAQPHAEDQGAATQGPGVDDYQGLKPYQSGDSRRRLHWKAYSRGQGLLIKDFTDVSGHDLCLDFMALGGDIEERLSRLCYWVLELSQRRQPFALRLPGFLLASSSGNEHREACLQALALFGTSSGGQQ, from the coding sequence ATGGATCCGCTCAAACCGTTTTGGCAACGCTGGCTGGCGCGGCGAATACCGCCCGCGTCCCGCGTTGAGTTGAATCACCGCCGAATCTTCATCATGCCCACCCGCACCGGGGCGACCTTCGCACTGGTGCTGGTTCTGATGTTGTTGGTAGCGATCAACTATCAAAACAGTCTGGCGTACGGTTTGACCTTCCTGCTGATGTCGGTGGCGATCCTGACGATCCTGCACACCTTCCGCAACCTCAGTGGTTTGGTGCTCAGTGCCGGCTCCGCGCGTTCGGTGTTCGTCGGTGAGCCCCTTCTGCTACGCCTGCGTCTGGAAAGTACCAAACGCTCCCATCAGGCGATTGCGCTGGGCTGGGACGCGAAGCACTTGCAGGCGTTGGATGTGCCCAGCGCCGGCCTGGCAGAAATCGATATCGATTTGCCCGCGCTGGTCCGAGGCTGGTTGCGGGCGCCCCGGTTGCGGGTCGAGAGCGTATTTCCCCTGAGTATCTTCCGCGCCTGGAGCTGGCTGGACTTGCAGCAGTCAGTGTTGATCTACCCACGACCCTTGGCGGGCACGATGCCGCTGTTGAAAGGCGCACAGCCCCACGCAGAGGATCAAGGCGCGGCCACCCAAGGGCCGGGGGTCGATGATTACCAAGGGCTAAAACCCTATCAGTCGGGCGATTCCCGGCGACGCTTGCACTGGAAGGCTTATTCCCGTGGCCAAGGGCTGTTGATCAAAGACTTTACCGATGTTAGCGGCCACGACCTGTGCCTGGATTTTATGGCATTGGGCGGTGACATCGAAGAGCGCCTGTCGCGCTTGTGCTATTGGGTGCTGGAGCTGTCCCAGCGCCGGCAACCGTTCGCCCTGCGCCTGCCGGGTTTTCTGTTGGCATCGAGCAGTGGCAACGAGCACCGCGAAGCTTGTTTGCAAGCGCTGGCGTTGTTTGGCACGTCCTCCGGTGGTCAGCAATGA
- a CDS encoding AAA family ATPase, with protein sequence MGSKLDACLNAVNEVVLGKDAQVRLALTCLLAGGHLLIEDLPGMGKTTLSHTLAKVLGLSFQRIQFTSDLLPGDILGTSVFDRDTGQFTFHPGPIFAELVLADEINRATPKSQSALLEAMEEGQVTIEGATRPLPDPFFVIATQNPFSQGGTFALPESQLDRFLMRLSLGYPAKAAEKALLQGEPRRDLLPRVQAILNHAELAALQTLVRRVRASDALVDYILRLVDATRSQAQFAWGLSPRASLAILAAARAWALLADRDYVIPEDVQAVLPSVVGHRLRERSDPTGHGGGLLVQWLLREVPVL encoded by the coding sequence ATGGGCAGTAAACTCGACGCATGCCTCAACGCCGTCAATGAAGTGGTGCTGGGCAAGGACGCGCAGGTGCGTTTGGCCCTGACCTGCCTGTTGGCCGGCGGGCATTTACTGATCGAAGACTTGCCCGGCATGGGCAAGACGACCCTCAGCCATACGCTGGCCAAGGTTCTGGGCCTGAGTTTTCAACGGATTCAGTTCACCTCGGACCTGTTGCCGGGTGACATTCTGGGCACGTCAGTGTTTGATCGTGACACCGGGCAATTTACCTTTCACCCAGGGCCGATTTTCGCCGAGCTGGTGCTGGCCGATGAAATCAACCGGGCCACGCCGAAAAGCCAAAGCGCGTTGCTCGAAGCCATGGAAGAGGGCCAAGTCACCATTGAGGGCGCAACCCGTCCGCTGCCTGATCCGTTTTTTGTGATCGCCACGCAGAACCCCTTCAGTCAGGGTGGAACCTTTGCGTTGCCGGAATCACAGCTCGACCGGTTTTTGATGCGTTTGTCGTTGGGCTATCCAGCAAAGGCAGCCGAGAAGGCATTGTTGCAGGGCGAGCCCCGGCGGGATTTGCTGCCCCGTGTGCAGGCCATCCTCAACCACGCTGAATTAGCCGCATTGCAAACCTTGGTCCGACGCGTGCGCGCCAGTGATGCGTTGGTCGATTACATCTTGCGGCTGGTGGACGCTACCCGCAGTCAGGCGCAGTTTGCCTGGGGCTTGTCGCCCAGGGCGAGTTTGGCGATTCTCGCCGCGGCTCGGGCCTGGGCGTTATTGGCGGACCGGGATTACGTCATCCCGGAAGATGTGCAAGCGGTGCTGCCCTCGGTGGTCGGCCATCGATTGCGTGAGCGATCCGATCCCACCGGGCATGGTGGTGGGCTGTTAGTGCAATGGCTACTGCGTGAGGTGCCCGTGCTGTGA
- a CDS encoding patatin-like phospholipase family protein translates to MKKRIALVLGSGGARGYAHIGVIEELERRGYDIACVAGCSMGAVVGGVYAAGKLKEYREWIESLDYLDVLRLVDVSFRLGAIRGEKVFGQIREIVGEINIEDLRIPYTAVATDLTNQQEIWFQEGCLHQAMRASAAIPSLFTPVMQGNRMLVDGGLLNPLPIVPVVSSHCDLIIAVNLNSTNQKHYQLPVIERPPAVKKRFDNLINSLGSHLPFRRKLEPTNDLEVLRLEQDSLKSSSATIANPWLNEDANPQAQQPSAAPTGEGAPSSASGSFIIDNVGPASLLDLINQSFEVMQTSLAQYKIAGYPPDILINVPKRVCRFFEFYKAPELIALGREIARDTLDRYEAEHNH, encoded by the coding sequence ATGAAAAAACGAATAGCACTGGTGCTCGGTTCAGGCGGTGCGCGGGGTTACGCGCACATTGGCGTGATTGAAGAGTTGGAGCGGCGCGGCTACGACATTGCCTGCGTCGCAGGCTGCTCTATGGGCGCGGTGGTTGGCGGCGTTTATGCGGCGGGCAAGCTCAAGGAATACCGTGAGTGGATTGAAAGCCTGGACTACCTCGACGTGCTGCGGCTGGTGGATGTCAGCTTTCGTTTGGGGGCGATTCGAGGGGAAAAGGTGTTTGGTCAGATTCGCGAGATTGTCGGTGAAATCAATATCGAAGACCTGCGCATTCCTTACACCGCAGTCGCCACCGACCTGACCAACCAGCAGGAAATCTGGTTTCAGGAAGGCTGCTTGCACCAGGCGATGCGCGCCTCGGCAGCGATTCCAAGCTTGTTCACCCCGGTGATGCAGGGCAATAGGATGCTGGTAGATGGCGGTCTGCTCAACCCATTGCCCATCGTGCCAGTAGTGTCCAGCCATTGTGATTTGATCATTGCGGTCAACCTCAACTCGACCAACCAGAAGCACTATCAGCTACCGGTGATTGAACGCCCGCCTGCGGTGAAAAAGCGCTTCGACAATTTGATCAATTCATTGGGTTCGCACCTGCCGTTTCGCCGCAAATTGGAGCCGACGAATGACCTTGAGGTTTTGCGCCTGGAGCAGGACAGCCTCAAGTCCAGCAGCGCGACGATTGCCAATCCTTGGTTGAACGAGGATGCCAACCCACAAGCGCAGCAACCGTCCGCTGCACCGACGGGCGAAGGCGCACCGAGTTCCGCCAGCGGTTCGTTCATCATCGACAACGTGGGTCCTGCGTCGTTGCTGGACTTGATCAACCAGAGCTTCGAGGTGATGCAAACGTCATTGGCGCAGTACAAGATCGCCGGATATCCGCCGGATATCTTGATCAACGTGCCCAAACGTGTGTGCCGGTTTTTCGAGTTTTACAAAGCGCCAGAATTGATCGCGCTGGGACGAGAGATCGCCAGGGATACATTGGACCGGTATGAGGCCGAGCATAATCATTGA